In the genome of Sander lucioperca isolate FBNREF2018 chromosome 18, SLUC_FBN_1.2, whole genome shotgun sequence, the window GGTGAGAGGAGTTGGGGCTGGTGGGCAAAAAGAGTCTGTTTGGAGAACCGGGGGGAGACGAACCGAGTCTAGCTGGGCTCCACGCGCAGCTTCTTTCTGTTGGGCGGCTCGTCCGGCTCTGATTCAGAGCTGGAGTCGGACCCGCCGTCAAAGGCAGACACCGCGCTGCCTTTGCGGTTTGTGTACAAGCTGCTGTCAGAAGAGTAGTTTGTCTGGAGCTGAGTGTTCCCCTTCGCCTTCTCCAGTGCACGAACTGCAGTacccacagacagagagacaaagactgCAGGAGATCTCATCAAATATTGCATACTATAACTACATCACACTTCGACGTAAaaggacaacaacaacaaaaacgtgcACGTCTTCCACTTACCCTGTTGCTCCAACAGTGCATTCTGCTTCTTTAAGTCATCAATGTCTTGCTGGTGGGTATGGTTTTTTCGCCTCATGTACTGGATGTACTCGGTGGCTTTGTCTAGAATCTGTGCTCGGGAAGCCTGTTTGACAGAACTCTGTCAGCACAAATTTCAGAGAGCCATGGGAAAAAAGCTGCAGTATCTGTTTGTTCAGGCAGAACAACATTAATTGTGCCAAAACAGTTATGCAGTGATCACAGTGTTATACATGTATGTTGCAATTAGTTTTTTAAATCTGGATTGCAAAATAAGAGTAAAATGACAAGACTATTCCAAAGGCCAGCAACCTTAAGCACATTtagaactttgaaaaaaatgtacaatgacctagcacaaaaacacaaattttCTTCATGCTGGAGCACCATCACACATGCATACTGAATACCAGTACCTGCTGCACTTGGATTTAATTGAATGATGAACTGACTGATGAAATGGACTATAAATACAAACATATCTCTCTTGGTTAGGTGGGCTAAGATGCTAAAAGAGTATAGAGCTGTTGCCTTCCAGTCTGTAAAAGTACAATGAGGACCTGAAATGGACAATCTCAAATCGCATCATTTGGACATGATTGACACATGGATGGCTTTGCTTGGGAAAAACGAGCCCATGATTTTCTCATTCCTCTGGTTTAGACCTCTAAGAGAGCTGCCTTAGCAGAACACAACAGAACAGCATAGACGTCGATGGGTACAAACTAGAGCTGTCGAATCGAATTTTGATCGCGATttcggctcctaacgatcacaaaaacgatgtaatcgagaaaaactattattttgtaCTTTACAATTTGCAAGTAAAATCCTATTTTgccttgtgttctgaatgacacGGATTTATGACACATTTGTTTATCTATCTAATTTATCTATAATAATCAGGATTTCAACATTGACCAAAACAATTTAGATTATGATTTTTTCTATCGTCAAGCAGCCCTAGCACAAACTGTAATAATGTCTGATAAGGTGGATGAATATTATGGACTTGGAAATGCAGCTGATCGACCACATTTGCAGAGCTGTGAAAACAATCCGAAAGCACAGCAGTGCAAGATGACAACATACAGCTCTCTCATGCCTTACAAAGGTGCTTTGCATGTGCACAACTTAATACACTTTTTGGCCTCAGTTTGTTTTCTTCACTCATAAGGACATGCAGCTCAGGCTTATGCCAATAGTAAGCAAGCATTaaggtagatggatggatggtcacACTGACAAGAAAATCGAAACGTGACTCTTTATGTGAACAAGGTTGCTGCGCCCCGAGATAGACATCTGACATAAGTcttaccttaaaaaaaaaaagattcaataTCTTTGCTGGTAGAGTTCTAGAATGTAGAAAATGCATATATTTTCCTCTCACCTTCTCCCCTTGTAAAGCAGGCACGGAATCTCGTAAACCATGAAAGCTGTCTTTAATGTGGTCCCTGCGTTTGCGCTCAAGCGCATTGTGATGGGCTCGCTTGTCTGCCTGCAAAGGGACAGGCAATGTTTACATTTA includes:
- the LOC116035744 gene encoding protein max-like isoform X2, whose protein sequence is MCRRITCGETVDRHVSAVAKIRARFYYLPPVVAALCFDSCLFSFLVPVYRRMSENDDIEVDSDADKRAHHNALERKRRDHIKDSFHGLRDSVPALQGEKASRAQILDKATEYIQYMRRKNHTHQQDIDDLKKQNALLEQQVFVSLSVGTAVRALEKAKGNTQLQTNYSSDSSLYTNRKGSAVSAFDGGSDSSSESEPDEPPNRKKLRVEPS
- the LOC116035744 gene encoding protein max-like isoform X3; protein product: MCRRITCGETVDRHVSAVAKIRARFYYLPPVVAALCFDSCLFSFLVPVYRRMSENDDIEVDSDADKRAHHNALERKRRDHIKDSFHGLRDSVPALQGEKSSVKQASRAQILDKATEYIQYMRRKNHTHQQDIDDLKKQNALLEQQVRALEKAKGNTQLQTNYSSDSSLYTNRKGSAVSAFDGGSDSSSESEPDEPPNRKKLRVEPS
- the LOC116035744 gene encoding protein max-like isoform X1, which encodes MCRRITCGETVDRHVSAVAKIRARFYYLPPVVAALCFDSCLFSFLVPVYRRMSENDDIEVDSDADKRAHHNALERKRRDHIKDSFHGLRDSVPALQGEKSSVKQASRAQILDKATEYIQYMRRKNHTHQQDIDDLKKQNALLEQQVFVSLSVGTAVRALEKAKGNTQLQTNYSSDSSLYTNRKGSAVSAFDGGSDSSSESEPDEPPNRKKLRVEPS
- the LOC116035744 gene encoding protein max-like isoform X4, whose amino-acid sequence is MCRRITCGETVDRHVSAVAKIRARFYYLPPVVAALCFDSCLFSFLVPVYRRMSENDDIEVDSDADKRAHHNALERKRRDHIKDSFHGLRDSVPALQGEKASRAQILDKATEYIQYMRRKNHTHQQDIDDLKKQNALLEQQVRALEKAKGNTQLQTNYSSDSSLYTNRKGSAVSAFDGGSDSSSESEPDEPPNRKKLRVEPS